The following proteins are encoded in a genomic region of Tenebrio molitor chromosome 7, icTenMoli1.1, whole genome shotgun sequence:
- the LOC138135902 gene encoding uncharacterized protein isoform X1, with amino-acid sequence MTNGRGAGMASFMTKKKKYKFQVGLCVEELLEVPLISAVLFAKIRLLDGGSFQDHSTRFKELACSFAPQPRSSYCSREEVRDHKVKWGTNFSFPCKMLANASTGVLERCILRISVRKECKGGRSFTKLGFVDLNLAEYAGAGLTYKKALLEGYDARHRQDNSMLKFSISMNMLSGDILFKVPSPSLKHKSIASEDTTAESRTDEFSSESLGGSIASASSGFGSLPKKRPALLSSDLVIGHSLVENSVPVTVAVEGGTDQAQQPSQEHEEVVCETGHSRNSSNTSQLSKASGYSSIHSHTHSRQSSSGDSGHIRALSHRQIRKPNGNSFLNGSNFIRVNTYPNRIRIPNTIIHEDVYITASEDLSPEPPFTPVKSPENGSSTAQNDHETSRYYTPDGYQRQLSNGSSSSTDDYKTPDDSLDIKTDLFSQKFNELQKSSSTSLIELNAQSNDSDLLFDNNNRFSLDNAVKTKQSNDGVLKSRSEFEIPRVSPVQKSERRFPGGSFWSDNLAAFLTPILKRKNPIGNNQSTPARVSPTGSQFKVPSSPVLRSHLHSLPETRTTSLNSLRSGTAGNDNHQVGTQPPPRNPSSSSLVLSETGSLDRAKAAYERRKKTQIQDSDTGVVSGRVENTRVNANRLIAEILKDTNLEQADDSAETSGLQLFIARDGTAAVGTNEVKSQMSTGVQVFKQVVMDDNR; translated from the exons ATTTAAGGAATTAGCTTGTTCGTTTGCACCGCAACCCCGTTCCTCTTATTGTTCCAGAGAGGAAGTGCGCGACCACAAGGTGAAATGGGGTACGAACTTCTCTTTCCCTTGTAAGATGTTGGCGAACGCGTCGACCGGCGTTTTGGAACGTTGCATCTTGAGGATATCCGTGAGGAAAGAGTGCAAAGGGGGCCGTTCATTCACCAAGTTGGGTTTCGTCGATTTGAACCTGGCGGAATATGCAGGAGCCGGTCTCACGTACAAGAAAGCCCTGCTGGAAGGTTACGACGCGAGGCATCGTCAAGACAACAGCATGCTCAAGTTTTCCATTTCGATGAATATGCTCTCGggtgatattttgtttaaagt ACCGTCTCCCTCGTTGAAACATAAATCCATTGCTTCCGAAGATACAACAGCCGAATCGAGGACCGACGAGTTCTCCAGCGAGTCGCTCGGAGGGTCCATCGCCAGTGCCAGCTCGGGATTCGGGAGTTTGCCCAAGAAGAGGCCAGCTCTCTTGTCATCAG ACTTGGTAATTGGTCACAGTTTGGTGGAGAACAGCGTTCCGGTAACGGTTGCGGTGGAAGGCGGGACGGATCAAGCGCAGCAACCTTCGCAGGAGCACGAGGAAGTGGTTTGTGAAACTGGACATTCGCGGAATTCGTCCAATACGAGTCAACTATCCAAAGCTTCCGGCTATAGCAGTATCCATTCCCATACACACAGTAGACAATCTAGTTCCGGGGATTCTGGACATATCAG GGCCCTATCACACAGACAAATCAGGAAACCAAATGGTAATTCCTTCCTGAACGGCTCGAATTTTATTCGAGTCAATACCTATCCCAATAGAATTCGAATCCCCAACACCATCATACACGAGGATGTGTACATTACGGCCTCGGAAGATCTGTCTCCCGAGCCCCCGTTTACTCCGGTGAAATCGCCGGAAAACGGTTCATCAACCGCACAAAACGATCACGAAACGTCCCGATACTACACTCCGGATGGCTATCAAAGACAATTGAGTAACGGTAGCAGTTCGAGCACAGACGATTATAAAACGCCAGACGATTCGTTGGACATAAAGACCGACTTGTTCTCGCAGAAATTCAACGAGCTCCAGAAATCGTCATCGACCAGCCTGATCGAGCTGAACGCGCAATCGAACGATTCCGATTTGCTGTTCGACAACAACAATCGTTTCAGTTTAGACAACGcagtcaaaacgaaacaatcGAACGACGGCGTGTTGAAATCCAGGAGCGAATTCGAGATACCGCGCGTCAGTCCCGTACAAAAGAGCGAGCGTCGCTTTCCCGGCGGCTCTTTCTGGTCCGATAACTTGGCGGCGTTCCTGACGCCGATTCTCAAACGTAAAAATCCAATAGGCAATAATCAGTCAACACCCGCACGCGTCAGTCCCACCGGTAGCCAGTTCAAAGTTCCCAGTTCCCCGGTCCTCAGGTCCCATTTGCATAGTTTACCCGAGACACGCACCACATCTCTCAACTCGCTTCGTTCGGGGACGGCCGGGAATGACAACCACCAAGTGGGTACTCAACCGCCGCCAAG AAATCCCAGCTCAAGCAGTTTAGTCCTATCAGAAACTGGTTCGTTGGACAGAGCGAAGGCGGCTTACGAGCGACGTAAGAAAACTCAAATCCAAGATTCCGACACGGGGGTGGTGTCAGGTAGGGTCGAAAATACTCGAGTGAACGCTAATCGCCTCATAGCGGAAATACTGAAAGACACGAATCTGGAACAAGCCGATGATTCGGCGGAAA CTTCAGGTCTTCAGTTGTTCATTGCCAGGGATGGTACGGCGGCTGTGGGAACCAACGAGGTGAAGTCCCAGATGTCGACGGGAGTGCAGGTCTTTAAACAAGTTGTTATGGATGACAACAGGTAG
- the LOC138135902 gene encoding uncharacterized protein isoform X2 gives MTNGRGAGMASFMTKKKKYKFQVGLCVEELLEVPLISAVLFAKIRLLDGGSFQDHSTREEVRDHKVKWGTNFSFPCKMLANASTGVLERCILRISVRKECKGGRSFTKLGFVDLNLAEYAGAGLTYKKALLEGYDARHRQDNSMLKFSISMNMLSGDILFKVPSPSLKHKSIASEDTTAESRTDEFSSESLGGSIASASSGFGSLPKKRPALLSSDLVIGHSLVENSVPVTVAVEGGTDQAQQPSQEHEEVVCETGHSRNSSNTSQLSKASGYSSIHSHTHSRQSSSGDSGHIRALSHRQIRKPNGNSFLNGSNFIRVNTYPNRIRIPNTIIHEDVYITASEDLSPEPPFTPVKSPENGSSTAQNDHETSRYYTPDGYQRQLSNGSSSSTDDYKTPDDSLDIKTDLFSQKFNELQKSSSTSLIELNAQSNDSDLLFDNNNRFSLDNAVKTKQSNDGVLKSRSEFEIPRVSPVQKSERRFPGGSFWSDNLAAFLTPILKRKNPIGNNQSTPARVSPTGSQFKVPSSPVLRSHLHSLPETRTTSLNSLRSGTAGNDNHQVGTQPPPRNPSSSSLVLSETGSLDRAKAAYERRKKTQIQDSDTGVVSGRVENTRVNANRLIAEILKDTNLEQADDSAETSGLQLFIARDGTAAVGTNEVKSQMSTGVQVFKQVVMDDNR, from the exons AGAGGAAGTGCGCGACCACAAGGTGAAATGGGGTACGAACTTCTCTTTCCCTTGTAAGATGTTGGCGAACGCGTCGACCGGCGTTTTGGAACGTTGCATCTTGAGGATATCCGTGAGGAAAGAGTGCAAAGGGGGCCGTTCATTCACCAAGTTGGGTTTCGTCGATTTGAACCTGGCGGAATATGCAGGAGCCGGTCTCACGTACAAGAAAGCCCTGCTGGAAGGTTACGACGCGAGGCATCGTCAAGACAACAGCATGCTCAAGTTTTCCATTTCGATGAATATGCTCTCGggtgatattttgtttaaagt ACCGTCTCCCTCGTTGAAACATAAATCCATTGCTTCCGAAGATACAACAGCCGAATCGAGGACCGACGAGTTCTCCAGCGAGTCGCTCGGAGGGTCCATCGCCAGTGCCAGCTCGGGATTCGGGAGTTTGCCCAAGAAGAGGCCAGCTCTCTTGTCATCAG ACTTGGTAATTGGTCACAGTTTGGTGGAGAACAGCGTTCCGGTAACGGTTGCGGTGGAAGGCGGGACGGATCAAGCGCAGCAACCTTCGCAGGAGCACGAGGAAGTGGTTTGTGAAACTGGACATTCGCGGAATTCGTCCAATACGAGTCAACTATCCAAAGCTTCCGGCTATAGCAGTATCCATTCCCATACACACAGTAGACAATCTAGTTCCGGGGATTCTGGACATATCAG GGCCCTATCACACAGACAAATCAGGAAACCAAATGGTAATTCCTTCCTGAACGGCTCGAATTTTATTCGAGTCAATACCTATCCCAATAGAATTCGAATCCCCAACACCATCATACACGAGGATGTGTACATTACGGCCTCGGAAGATCTGTCTCCCGAGCCCCCGTTTACTCCGGTGAAATCGCCGGAAAACGGTTCATCAACCGCACAAAACGATCACGAAACGTCCCGATACTACACTCCGGATGGCTATCAAAGACAATTGAGTAACGGTAGCAGTTCGAGCACAGACGATTATAAAACGCCAGACGATTCGTTGGACATAAAGACCGACTTGTTCTCGCAGAAATTCAACGAGCTCCAGAAATCGTCATCGACCAGCCTGATCGAGCTGAACGCGCAATCGAACGATTCCGATTTGCTGTTCGACAACAACAATCGTTTCAGTTTAGACAACGcagtcaaaacgaaacaatcGAACGACGGCGTGTTGAAATCCAGGAGCGAATTCGAGATACCGCGCGTCAGTCCCGTACAAAAGAGCGAGCGTCGCTTTCCCGGCGGCTCTTTCTGGTCCGATAACTTGGCGGCGTTCCTGACGCCGATTCTCAAACGTAAAAATCCAATAGGCAATAATCAGTCAACACCCGCACGCGTCAGTCCCACCGGTAGCCAGTTCAAAGTTCCCAGTTCCCCGGTCCTCAGGTCCCATTTGCATAGTTTACCCGAGACACGCACCACATCTCTCAACTCGCTTCGTTCGGGGACGGCCGGGAATGACAACCACCAAGTGGGTACTCAACCGCCGCCAAG AAATCCCAGCTCAAGCAGTTTAGTCCTATCAGAAACTGGTTCGTTGGACAGAGCGAAGGCGGCTTACGAGCGACGTAAGAAAACTCAAATCCAAGATTCCGACACGGGGGTGGTGTCAGGTAGGGTCGAAAATACTCGAGTGAACGCTAATCGCCTCATAGCGGAAATACTGAAAGACACGAATCTGGAACAAGCCGATGATTCGGCGGAAA CTTCAGGTCTTCAGTTGTTCATTGCCAGGGATGGTACGGCGGCTGTGGGAACCAACGAGGTGAAGTCCCAGATGTCGACGGGAGTGCAGGTCTTTAAACAAGTTGTTATGGATGACAACAGGTAG
- the LOC138135902 gene encoding uncharacterized protein isoform X3: MLANASTGVLERCILRISVRKECKGGRSFTKLGFVDLNLAEYAGAGLTYKKALLEGYDARHRQDNSMLKFSISMNMLSGDILFKVPSPSLKHKSIASEDTTAESRTDEFSSESLGGSIASASSGFGSLPKKRPALLSSDLVIGHSLVENSVPVTVAVEGGTDQAQQPSQEHEEVVCETGHSRNSSNTSQLSKASGYSSIHSHTHSRQSSSGDSGHIRALSHRQIRKPNGNSFLNGSNFIRVNTYPNRIRIPNTIIHEDVYITASEDLSPEPPFTPVKSPENGSSTAQNDHETSRYYTPDGYQRQLSNGSSSSTDDYKTPDDSLDIKTDLFSQKFNELQKSSSTSLIELNAQSNDSDLLFDNNNRFSLDNAVKTKQSNDGVLKSRSEFEIPRVSPVQKSERRFPGGSFWSDNLAAFLTPILKRKNPIGNNQSTPARVSPTGSQFKVPSSPVLRSHLHSLPETRTTSLNSLRSGTAGNDNHQVGTQPPPRNPSSSSLVLSETGSLDRAKAAYERRKKTQIQDSDTGVVSGRVENTRVNANRLIAEILKDTNLEQADDSAETSGLQLFIARDGTAAVGTNEVKSQMSTGVQVFKQVVMDDNR, translated from the exons ATGTTGGCGAACGCGTCGACCGGCGTTTTGGAACGTTGCATCTTGAGGATATCCGTGAGGAAAGAGTGCAAAGGGGGCCGTTCATTCACCAAGTTGGGTTTCGTCGATTTGAACCTGGCGGAATATGCAGGAGCCGGTCTCACGTACAAGAAAGCCCTGCTGGAAGGTTACGACGCGAGGCATCGTCAAGACAACAGCATGCTCAAGTTTTCCATTTCGATGAATATGCTCTCGggtgatattttgtttaaagt ACCGTCTCCCTCGTTGAAACATAAATCCATTGCTTCCGAAGATACAACAGCCGAATCGAGGACCGACGAGTTCTCCAGCGAGTCGCTCGGAGGGTCCATCGCCAGTGCCAGCTCGGGATTCGGGAGTTTGCCCAAGAAGAGGCCAGCTCTCTTGTCATCAG ACTTGGTAATTGGTCACAGTTTGGTGGAGAACAGCGTTCCGGTAACGGTTGCGGTGGAAGGCGGGACGGATCAAGCGCAGCAACCTTCGCAGGAGCACGAGGAAGTGGTTTGTGAAACTGGACATTCGCGGAATTCGTCCAATACGAGTCAACTATCCAAAGCTTCCGGCTATAGCAGTATCCATTCCCATACACACAGTAGACAATCTAGTTCCGGGGATTCTGGACATATCAG GGCCCTATCACACAGACAAATCAGGAAACCAAATGGTAATTCCTTCCTGAACGGCTCGAATTTTATTCGAGTCAATACCTATCCCAATAGAATTCGAATCCCCAACACCATCATACACGAGGATGTGTACATTACGGCCTCGGAAGATCTGTCTCCCGAGCCCCCGTTTACTCCGGTGAAATCGCCGGAAAACGGTTCATCAACCGCACAAAACGATCACGAAACGTCCCGATACTACACTCCGGATGGCTATCAAAGACAATTGAGTAACGGTAGCAGTTCGAGCACAGACGATTATAAAACGCCAGACGATTCGTTGGACATAAAGACCGACTTGTTCTCGCAGAAATTCAACGAGCTCCAGAAATCGTCATCGACCAGCCTGATCGAGCTGAACGCGCAATCGAACGATTCCGATTTGCTGTTCGACAACAACAATCGTTTCAGTTTAGACAACGcagtcaaaacgaaacaatcGAACGACGGCGTGTTGAAATCCAGGAGCGAATTCGAGATACCGCGCGTCAGTCCCGTACAAAAGAGCGAGCGTCGCTTTCCCGGCGGCTCTTTCTGGTCCGATAACTTGGCGGCGTTCCTGACGCCGATTCTCAAACGTAAAAATCCAATAGGCAATAATCAGTCAACACCCGCACGCGTCAGTCCCACCGGTAGCCAGTTCAAAGTTCCCAGTTCCCCGGTCCTCAGGTCCCATTTGCATAGTTTACCCGAGACACGCACCACATCTCTCAACTCGCTTCGTTCGGGGACGGCCGGGAATGACAACCACCAAGTGGGTACTCAACCGCCGCCAAG AAATCCCAGCTCAAGCAGTTTAGTCCTATCAGAAACTGGTTCGTTGGACAGAGCGAAGGCGGCTTACGAGCGACGTAAGAAAACTCAAATCCAAGATTCCGACACGGGGGTGGTGTCAGGTAGGGTCGAAAATACTCGAGTGAACGCTAATCGCCTCATAGCGGAAATACTGAAAGACACGAATCTGGAACAAGCCGATGATTCGGCGGAAA CTTCAGGTCTTCAGTTGTTCATTGCCAGGGATGGTACGGCGGCTGTGGGAACCAACGAGGTGAAGTCCCAGATGTCGACGGGAGTGCAGGTCTTTAAACAAGTTGTTATGGATGACAACAGGTAG